GGGGTCGCCGCCGCGGGCCGGCCGTCCCGAACGGAACGGCCGGCCCCGGCCGACGACGGCCGCCCTCATCCGGATCAGTGGTGACAACCACGCCCGGGTGAGAGGCGGTTCGGGATTCGGGCCGGCGAACAGCGGCCTGTGACGATTCCTCCGCTAACCGTCACGCGCCACCGCCGTTCGTGGGGCCCGGTGTTCCGAATCTCGAATTGTTCTTTCGTCGCCCGCCTGTGGTGCGGACTGTCTGGAGCGGCACCGCACCGCGTGTTCGCACGGTGCGTTATTTCTTCGTACACCGGATCGTGCATGGGTCGGCGCTCAGACGATTCTTCGCCGAACGGCCCACACGACCGCTTCGATCGGCGTTTCCACGTCGACCCGGTCGCAAATGGCCCGCAGTTTCCGGCGCAGGGTGCGGTCGCTCATTCCCATCCGGCGTGCGACCTGCGCCATGGTGCAACCCTGCGAGACAAGTTGAAGGATTCTCAAGTGATCGTTTTCCAGTCCGAGGTGGGGGACTCTGAGGACACTTCGTGTATTCACCTGTATCAACCTCACGGTCGTCCGGCGGTGAGGCGCCGGATTCCGAGGTGCTCGACGGCCGGGAGCGACAAGCCCGTTCGTGTGCTGTCGCCGGACGAGCTGCTTTCCGCGGTTCGATCGAGCATGGTCCGGGAAGTACGGATTTCCGGTCTATGCGTCAGCCAATTCTGCCCCCGTTCCTGTCATCGGACCGGAGTGGTAATCCGGTCCGTCCGCCCGTGACGCGGGAGTTGCCTCCCCGTGTCCGAGGTGGGCGGGCTACCGGCCACCTTCGGCCATGACACCCCTCCACCTCGCCTCCACTCCGTATGTTCAAACGGTCCGGTGGGTGAGGTGAACGGGGCGGGATGTGATCGCCGTGTGCTGCCGACCCGTCACCGGACTTCCCCGAGGACGCCCGAACGGTCTCCCAGCTTCGTTTTCCGTCCGCGCGGGGGTCCTCCGGGGGCGAGGTGACACCCTCAAGGAATGTGACGCAGAT
Above is a window of Streptomyces sp. NBC_01498 DNA encoding:
- a CDS encoding helix-turn-helix transcriptional regulator; translated protein: MAQVARRMGMSDRTLRRKLRAICDRVDVETPIEAVVWAVRRRIV